The Leguminivora glycinivorella isolate SPB_JAAS2020 chromosome 17, LegGlyc_1.1, whole genome shotgun sequence genome has a window encoding:
- the LOC125235302 gene encoding protein FAM177A1-like codes for MESKHELPSDQADICINRRVKLLHFSDGVEEVIEQQNVSELDAAPKHEESVDPKSLDWGPWFSHYAWKSGTKVLNAVDYAGESLANFFGITTPKYQIEIEEHERVLEEQRKMEDDSVGWVPKNGGGDVPLVITEPIKEVEKPVV; via the exons ATGGAAAGCAAACACGAATTACCAAGTGATCAAGCCGATATTTGTATCAACAGGCGAGTGAAATTGTTGCATTTCAGTGATGGCGTTGAAGAAGTTATTGAACAACAAAATGTTAGCGAATTAGATGCTGCACCCAAGCATGAAGAATCCGTTGATCCG AAATCTCTGGACTGGGGTCCATGGTTCTCCCACTATGCCTGGAAATCTGGCACCAAAGTCCTCAATGCTGTAGATTACGCTGGCGAGTCACTGGCTAACTTCTTCGGAATCACCACACCTAAATACCAGATAGAGATTGAAGAGCATGAGAGGGTTCTAGAAGAACAGAGAAAGATGGAGGATGATTCTGTTGGATGGGTGCCGAAGAATGGTGGCGGGGATGTCCCATTGGTGATAACAGAACCAATAAAGGAAGTCGAGAAGCCTGTAGTGTAG